The Agromyces mariniharenae sequence GCGACGAACACGGCGGCATCCGCCCGCGACGACCTGACGACGGTTCGGACCGTCGCGAACGAGATCATGCGCGTCGCGGTGACCATGAGGACGCCGGCGAGCGCCGCGAGCGGGATGGAGGCGACGACGACCGCGCCGACCGCGACGATCCCGGCGAGCAGCAGGGCGTGCACGATCGCCGCGACGCGCGTGCGCCCGCCGGTGCGGACGTTGACCGCCGTCCGTGCGATCGCGCCCGTCGCCGGCATGCCGCCGAAGAGCGCCGAGGCGATCGACGCGAGCCCCTGGCCCACGAGTTCGCGATCCGCGTCGTACGGCCCGGTGTCGGCCATGGTCGCCGCGACCCGCGCCGACAGCAGCGACTCGATCGCCGCGAGGGCGGCGACGGTGGCTGCGGGCAGGAGCAGCCCGGTGAGCGTCGCCGGGTCGATGACGGGAAGCGCCGGCGCGGGCAGCCCGCTCGGCAGCGCGCCGATCGTCGCGACGGGCACGCCCGCGAGCACCGTGACCGCGGACACGACGACGATCGCGAGGATCGAGCCCGGGACGAGCGGGTGGATGCGGGGCGCGACGAGCATGATCGCGGCGACCACCGCGACGACGGCGAGCGACCACGCGGCATCCGGCCACGAGGCCTGCAGCACCGCCTGGATCGCCCCGACCACGGCGTTCGCACCCTCGGTCGCGGGCACGCCGAGCGCCGACGGCACCTGCTGCAGGAAGATGATGACGGCGATGCCGAGCGTGAAGCCCTCGATGACCGGCCACGGGATGAACGTGACCGCCCGGCCGAGGCGCAGCGCGCCGGCGACGAGCACCATGGCGCCGGCGAGCAGTCCGACGACCGCGAGCGCGCCCGGCCCGTGCGTCGCGATGATGGGGGCGAGCACGACGACCATCGCGCCCGTCGGCCCCGACACCTGCACGTTCGACCCGCCGAACACCGCCGCGACGATGCCGGCCACGATCGCGGTGACGAGTCCGCTCTCGGCGCCCGCGCCCGAGCTGACGCCGAACGCGAGGGCGAGCGGCAGTGCGACGATGCCCACGGTGACGCCCGCGATGAGGTCGCCCTTCCAGGTTCGCCGCAGGTCGCGATAGTCCGCGGCCGCGGGCAGCAGCGAGCGGATGCCGCTCGCGACGCGCCGCACGGTCGTGCCGGTCATGCGCGGGCAGCCGCCTGCGACCGCTCCGGCAGCTCAGGAAGCTCCGCCTGCGCGACGAGCTGCTGCTCGGTCGTCTGGAGGATCTCGCCGAGCAGGACGCGCGCGACGCGGAGCAGGTCGGCGACCTGCGGATAGGCCAGCCGGTAGAGCACCTGGTTGCCCCGTCGCTCGGCGGTGACGAGCCGGTGCGTGCGCAGCACCGCGAGGTGCTGCGACAGGTGCGACGCCTCGAGGCCGGTCGCCTCGAGGAGCTCGCCGACCGGCGTCTCCTCGCCGTTCGCCGCGACGAGCACCTCGAGCACGCGAACGCGCAGCGGGTGCGCGAGGCCCTTGAACAGGTTGGCCTTGACCTCGTACAGCGGGCGGCTGGCATCCGTGAACACGGCGACTCCTCATGGATTGATGAATCCATCAAACCATGAATCAGCGGACTGGCCGAATCGAGGCTGCGCTGAACGACCCGGAACGAACACGAGTCACTGGCGCCGCCTCGGGTCCGCGCGACCCCCGGGGGTCGTACCCCCGGGTCTCCGACCAGTAGCGACGACGGGCGCGACGAGCGGGGTGCGACGGGCAGTCTCGTTGCAGTCACTGACCGAACCCGGTCACCGAGAGGAAATCATGAGCACCATCATCGACACCCCCACCAGCATCCGGCCCTTCACGGTCGAGTTCCCGCAGGAACAGCTCGACGACGCGCGCCGGCGGATCGCGGCGACCCGATTCCCGAGCCGGGAGCTCGTCCAGGACCGCTCCCAAGGGGTGCAGCTCGCGACGCTGCAGGCGCTCGCGCGGTACTGGTCGGACGACTACGACTGGCGCAGGGTCGAACGACGGCTGAATGCGCTGCCCCAGTTCACGACCGAGATCGACGGCGTCGAGATCCACTTCATCCACGTGAGGTCGCCGCATGACAATGCGATGCCCCTGATCATGACGCACGGCTGGCCGGGCTCGGTCATCGAGCTGCTGGACACCATCGGCCCGCTGACCGACCCCACCGCGCACGGCGGCTCGGCCGAGGATGCGTTCCACGTCGTCCTCCCGTCCCTGCCCGGCTACGGCTTCTCCAGCGCCCCCACCGAGCTCGGCTGGGAGAACGGCCCCATCGCCGGCGCCTGGGCGAAGCTGATGGCCGGCCTCGGCTACACGCGCTACGTCGCCCAGGGTGGCGACGTCGGCGCCGCGGTCACCGACGCGATGGGCCGCCAGGGCCCCGACGGACTCGTCGGCATCCACATGAACCTGCTCGCCCTCGCGATCGGCGTCAAGGACATCCTTCCGGCCGAATCCGAGCAGGAGCGTGCCGCGCACGCCGCGCTCGAGACGTTCACCACCGACGGCTTCGGCTACTTCCTCGAGCAGTCCACGCGGCCGCAGACCATCGGCTACTCGCTGCTCGACTCGCCGATCGGGCTCGCCGCATGGATGCTCGACCACGACACCGACAGCTACCTCAAGATCAGCCGCGCGTTCGTCGACGGCGACCCCGTCGGCAACCTCACCCGGGACCAGATCCTGGACAACATCACGCTGTACTGGTTGACGGGCACCGGTGCGTCGGCCGCCCGCTGGTACTGGGAGTTCGGCCGGTTCCTGGCCGCGACCCACGGCCACACGCCGCCGCCGGTGCAGGTTCCGGTCGCGTTCACGACGTTCCCGGGCGAGCTCTTCCCGTCCCCTCGCACCTGGGTCGAGGCCGTCTACCCGACGACCACGTACTTCAACGCGGTCGGCCGCGGTGGCCACTTCGCGGCCTGGGAGGAGCCCGAGCTCTTCACGGCCGAGGTGCGGGCCGCGTTCAGGTCGCTGCGCTGATGTTCGCACTCCGCGCCTACGCCCGGAGCGACGCCGCCCGACTCGTCTACGAGGGGGCGCCGTCGCCCGGGCTCGGCCCCCACGACGTCCTGGTCCGGGTGCACGCCAGCGGCGTCAGCCCGGGCGAGCTGGACTGGCCCGGGGCGTGGCTCGACCATGACGGCACGCCTCGCATGCCGCCGATCGTTCCGGGCCACGAAATCTCCGGTGTCGTCGAGGCGGTCGGTCCCGACGCGACGGGTTTCGCCGTCGCGGACGAGGTCTTCGGCTACACCGATGTCCGACGTGACGGCGGGGACGCGGAGTACGTCGCCGTCCGGGCCGACGCCGGCGAGCTCGCACCCAAGCCCGCCTCGCTGACCCATGTCGAGGCATCGGCGGTCCCGCTCTCCGCCCTGACGGCGTGGCAGGCGCTCTTCGATCACGGGGACCTGCAGCCCGGTCAGGCGGTGCTCGTCCACGGCGCGGCCGGGGGCGTCGGGACGTTCGCCGTCCA is a genomic window containing:
- a CDS encoding SulP family inorganic anion transporter, encoding MTGTTVRRVASGIRSLLPAAADYRDLRRTWKGDLIAGVTVGIVALPLALAFGVSSGAGAESGLVTAIVAGIVAAVFGGSNVQVSGPTGAMVVVLAPIIATHGPGALAVVGLLAGAMVLVAGALRLGRAVTFIPWPVIEGFTLGIAVIIFLQQVPSALGVPATEGANAVVGAIQAVLQASWPDAAWSLAVVAVVAAIMLVAPRIHPLVPGSILAIVVVSAVTVLAGVPVATIGALPSGLPAPALPVIDPATLTGLLLPAATVAALAAIESLLSARVAATMADTGPYDADRELVGQGLASIASALFGGMPATGAIARTAVNVRTGGRTRVAAIVHALLLAGIVAVGAVVVASIPLAALAGVLMVTATRMISFATVRTVVRSSRADAAVFVATAIITVSVDLITAVLVGIVVAAFLALRAVARSSGVHREELPGPAEPADERIALFRLDGALFFGAAERMLERVATLRDVDVVIIRMSQLQLLDATGAQVITELIRALERRGVTVLVKGVQPRHLELARRVGVIDSLRHRNHLFDDLPAAVEHARSHTRRAAAAT
- a CDS encoding ArsR/SmtB family transcription factor, whose amino-acid sequence is MFTDASRPLYEVKANLFKGLAHPLRVRVLEVLVAANGEETPVGELLEATGLEASHLSQHLAVLRTHRLVTAERRGNQVLYRLAYPQVADLLRVARVLLGEILQTTEQQLVAQAELPELPERSQAAARA
- a CDS encoding epoxide hydrolase family protein, whose protein sequence is MSTIIDTPTSIRPFTVEFPQEQLDDARRRIAATRFPSRELVQDRSQGVQLATLQALARYWSDDYDWRRVERRLNALPQFTTEIDGVEIHFIHVRSPHDNAMPLIMTHGWPGSVIELLDTIGPLTDPTAHGGSAEDAFHVVLPSLPGYGFSSAPTELGWENGPIAGAWAKLMAGLGYTRYVAQGGDVGAAVTDAMGRQGPDGLVGIHMNLLALAIGVKDILPAESEQERAAHAALETFTTDGFGYFLEQSTRPQTIGYSLLDSPIGLAAWMLDHDTDSYLKISRAFVDGDPVGNLTRDQILDNITLYWLTGTGASAARWYWEFGRFLAATHGHTPPPVQVPVAFTTFPGELFPSPRTWVEAVYPTTTYFNAVGRGGHFAAWEEPELFTAEVRAAFRSLR
- a CDS encoding NADP-dependent oxidoreductase encodes the protein MFALRAYARSDAARLVYEGAPSPGLGPHDVLVRVHASGVSPGELDWPGAWLDHDGTPRMPPIVPGHEISGVVEAVGPDATGFAVADEVFGYTDVRRDGGDAEYVAVRADAGELAPKPASLTHVEASAVPLSALTAWQALFDHGDLQPGQAVLVHGAAGGVGTFAVQFARWRGARVVATSSERDRSFVSELGADVVIDYRGTRFEDAVPDVDLVLDTVGGETWSRSWDVIRPGGRLVSIAVPRPPERDDGDGRLAIWFVVRPDVGQLVEIGRLLDAGLVRSIVSDVLPLARGAEAYGPHARRSGPGKVVLAVAGG